The following are encoded in a window of Clostridium thermarum genomic DNA:
- a CDS encoding CDIF630_02480 family spore surface protein, with amino-acid sequence MAKNKTKEKFMAVPIERHDTAAWDNAVETKPVSRVAIPGEEDVRDAKDYVDGNQK; translated from the coding sequence ATGGCTAAGAACAAAACAAAGGAAAAGTTTATGGCAGTACCAATAGAACGTCATGACACTGCTGCTTGGGATAATGCTGTTGAGACTAAGCCCGTATCAAGAGTAGCAATACCAGGCGAAGAAGACGTAAGAGATGCCAAAGACTACGTAGATGGAAATCAAAAGTAA